One window of the Rhizobiaceae bacterium genome contains the following:
- a CDS encoding DUF2793 domain-containing protein — MSDATTHLLLPYILAAQAQKHVTHNEALRFLDGLVQLSVLDRDLTAPPGSPTDGDRYIVGSGATGDWAGWDLNVALWTDGAWLRLPPRNGWRAWVEDEGLLLVYDGASWIGTTPAALQNMALLGVGTTADASNPFSAKLNAALWTAKTVAEGGTGDLFYTMNKEAAADDLGLTLQTGFVTKALVGLFGSDRFRLAVSADGSTFFDGLSVDNATGVVDQPRLPRFKAYTNYDNYVGVGAWTKIGLNNTDYNDQGAFDAANNHFVAPVDGTYLFGATLLYKVNSSTTARMRGRLVLNGTTEIRGSFGEISATHVSLATAIWLQTMVPLTAGDTVEMQGYFRVADGYFAADHTSFWGCKIG; from the coding sequence ATGTCCGACGCCACGACCCATCTCCTGCTGCCGTACATCCTGGCCGCGCAGGCCCAGAAGCACGTCACCCACAACGAGGCGCTGCGGTTCCTCGACGGGCTCGTCCAGCTCTCCGTCCTGGACCGGGATCTGACGGCGCCGCCCGGTTCTCCCACGGATGGCGACCGCTACATCGTCGGCTCGGGCGCGACGGGCGACTGGGCCGGCTGGGACCTGAACGTCGCGCTTTGGACCGACGGCGCCTGGCTTCGCCTGCCGCCCCGCAACGGCTGGCGGGCATGGGTCGAGGACGAAGGTCTGCTGCTCGTTTATGACGGCGCGAGCTGGATCGGCACCACGCCCGCGGCGCTGCAAAACATGGCGCTGCTGGGTGTCGGCACGACAGCGGATGCCTCGAACCCGTTCTCGGCCAAGCTGAACGCCGCGCTCTGGACGGCGAAAACCGTGGCCGAGGGCGGCACCGGCGATCTGTTCTACACCATGAACAAGGAGGCCGCCGCAGACGATCTCGGGCTGACCCTGCAGACCGGCTTCGTGACCAAGGCGCTGGTTGGGCTGTTCGGCTCCGACCGCTTTCGGCTCGCGGTCTCTGCTGACGGCAGCACCTTCTTCGACGGGCTGAGCGTCGACAACGCCACCGGCGTCGTCGATCAGCCCCGGCTGCCGCGCTTCAAGGCTTACACCAACTACGACAACTATGTTGGAGTGGGGGCTTGGACGAAGATTGGCCTAAACAACACCGACTACAACGACCAAGGCGCGTTCGACGCCGCGAATAACCACTTCGTGGCGCCCGTGGACGGGACCTACCTCTTCGGCGCCACGCTGCTCTACAAGGTCAATTCCAGCACGACCGCGCGTATGCGGGGGCGGCTCGTTCTGAACGGCACAACCGAAATCCGCGGCTCCTTCGGGGAGATCTCCGCCACCCACGTCTCGCTCGCCACCGCGATCTGGCTGCAGACCATGGTCCCGCTGACGGCAGGCGATACCGTCGAAATGCAGGGGTATTTCCGGGTCGCGGACGGCTACTTCGCCGCCGATCACACCTCCTTCTGGGG